One Hordeum vulgare subsp. vulgare chromosome 4H, MorexV3_pseudomolecules_assembly, whole genome shotgun sequence DNA window includes the following coding sequences:
- the LOC123450322 gene encoding DIBOA-glucoside dioxygenase BX6-like, which produces MNKIANDELPPVQFVANGCTYNYDYYLADEIYPKWQTFVNPLKKPEGVSCSRALLELRARAAFLRGELHFNGAARASAARRVKPDDGRAMNQIFGRRAFDDTKAGVKGLGDAGITIVPVIFHSTSSSSFVTIPVIDLTGLTTSSGRASVVGAVRVAAETVGFFQVVNHAVPEEAMPKMLAAVRRFNEEPAEARATYYYYSRDLGRPVRYKCNFDLFQSPAANWRDTLLLEIASEPPVAEEIPPECRRITPEYAGLVPRLGRTLLGLLSEALSLRRGYLEQDAACLRGSKVKINIKV; this is translated from the exons atgaataagattgcaaatgATGAACTGccaccggtgcagtttgtagcTAATGGCTGTACATACAATTATGACTACTATCTTGCAGATGAAATCTACCCAAAGTGGCAAACATTTGTGAACCCGTTGAAAAAAccggaag GCGTCAGCTGCTCGCGCGCGCTGCTGGAGCTGCGCGCTCGCGCTGCATTTCTGCGGGGCGAGCTGCATTTTAACGGGGCTGCTAGAGCCAGCGCCGCGCGCCGCGTCAAACCTGACGATGGACGCGCTATGAATCAGATTTTTGGACGGCGG GCGTTTGACGACACCAAGGCCGGCGTCAAGGGCCTCGGCGACGCCGGCATCACCATTGTCCCTGTCATCTTCCActccacttcttcctcctccttcgtcACCATCCCGGTTATCGACCTCACCGGCCTCACGACATCATCCGGGCGGGCCTCGGTGGTCGGTGCGGTTAGGGTGGCCGCGGAGACGGTGGGCTTCTTCCAGGTGGTGAACCACGCCGTGCCAGAGGAGGCCATGCCCAAGATGCTCGCGGCGGTGCGGCGCTTCAACGAAGAACCGGCGGAGGCCAGGGCCACGTACTACTACTACAGCCGGGACCTCGGCCGGCCTGTGAGGTACAAGTGCAACTTCGACCTGTTCCAGTCGCCGGCGGCCAACTGGCGTGACACCCTGCTCCTGGAAATTGCATCGGAGCCGCCAGTGGCTGAGGAGATCCCGCCGGAGTGCAGACGCATCACGCCGGAGTACGCGGGGCTCGTGCCAAGGCTGGGCCGCACGCTGCTCGGGCTGCTCTCGGAGGCACTGAGCCTTCGCCGCGGTTACCTAGAACAGGACGCCGCGTGTCTGAGGGGCTCAAaagtgaaaattaatattaaagtttga